The genomic stretch taggccatatgattttcacatcattttgaagaaaaaactctagactactagatccagtttggaaagtcttgggaaaacatgtttagaatgagttttgtggagttatatcagtgacttaaaaatttagctttttcaaaaaccacgcataaacatttttctctcaaaaatacaaacatgtacatacatgttgattatatgatattgtagccaagtttgtgatgaacacagtgttatgagacttttgccattaatatgtttttaagcaactgaaaaaagcacaaatgtcagtgcatgtcaaaacttcccaagggccctaaaaaccccttagaccccagagggttaagcaAGTATGTGAGCTATCCCGGGCTATAgcaaaaaatgtaaacactAGTCCttagatattgagcagtagttTATGATTTATTTTGAGGTGATGGTGGTTAATACTTTCTCAGTTACAGTTAGTGCACATGATAGGCTAACAATTCCCATTAactatatacactcacctaaagaattattaggaacaccatacaaatgctgtgtttgacccccttttgccttcagaactgccttaattccacgtggcattgattcaacaaggtgctgaaagcattctttagaaatgttggcccatattgataggatagcatcttgcagttgatggagatttgtgggattcACACCCAGGGCaaaaagctcccgttccaccacatcccaaagatgctctattgggttgagatctggtgactgtgggggccattttgtacagtgaacttattgtcatgttcacgaaaccaatttaaaattattcgagctttgtgacatggtgcattatcctgctggaagtagccatcagatgatgggtacacggtggtcataaagggatggacatggtcagaaacaatgctcaggtacaaccatgccatgctcaaaattgcatgttacgcccaaaacacacccatttcTCTTTACGagaataggaccaacccttttcaaCTGTGCGCTcagcgcacaaaccattttttcccgtcgttaaattagcaaaagtggaacCAGACACGCCCGTTTAGACCGCTTTAGACCATGCAATGAGATAGTTAAATAGGGCCCATTGTGTTATTGGTATTGAGTTATATGTTTAGGAATAAAAGTCTAactggcaaaaacaaacttttatttctcTGGGTTGGGGGGCATCATAAAGGAATTCATGCTTAGGGCgccaaaatggctagcagcaGCACTGAGTCTTGGGCTTCTAAATCATATCGATCTATGTTGTTTATCTTGGACAGTTTGTCcaaataacgtttttttttttgcagtggcATTTAGTTTCTCCTGATAGGGTcccttctctttttctttcaacTTCTTAATTTCTTCCATTCTTTTTCAATCTTACCTTGTTTTAGCTAAACACACCCACAATTAAATCAGCGAAAACTGTAAACAGAGATTGTGCCTCTAAACATGGCACCCACAACCCATAATGCAACACTACTTGACGTATATTTACATTCCCTATAGAAACTGCacagaggaagaaagagagcaGTGAACGAGGAGATGGGAAGGAGGAGGGATGCTGGAAAAATTGCAGCTGGACCCAGAAGCCTGCTGTTgttgttaaaaaacatttattatttgaaaCTGATTCGCCAGGTTCTTCCCTCACTCAGCACACACAATCACATTTAAGTTCTGTCACCACTTATTACCAGTCACTATTTAAGTtacagtcacacacacacacacacacacacacacacacacacacacacacacacacacacacacacacacacacacacacacacacacacacactcttttTCCATTCAGGTTAATGCAAGCTGGTTTTGTACTGCCGTATCTAATAACCTGACTCCTTTCAATCTTAACCAGGACTTTGCCTGTGTATCTCCCCATCGCCGTCGAAGGAACCCTTGTTGGATTTAAGGAAAGTACTAGGATTATCTGTGGCGGGAAGAGTGTGTGTGCTAGAAGAACTATCATCAAGACTCTACTTATCACCTTTATTTCTCCACAAGTATCTGCTTTTAAGTTTACACtgtcaataaacatcattactGTCTCCGTTGTCTTCTGTGTCATAACATTATTACCCTACAGATAAAAAATGTAGATGATGTTTTTCCTAAGATAACGTGTATCAGCCTTGGAGGAACGTGCATAAGAAATTTAATCTAACCTTATTAATTTGAATAGTAATATTAACAAAAAAGAATAAACACAGAAATGACTCACTATCTAGTCTACTAATAAGATCATTGTAAGGTTGTTGGAAAAATCACCATATACTGTAGTAAAATGTTACTTCTGCAGTAAAATCTTTATACATCCTTTACTTGTCTGAAAATAATCCTGAGTTTCTGCATTATATCATAAATCAACCGCAAACAACAAATTAACAACATAACGAAAGTTGTAACTTAAGGTCCAACAAGGTCTGCACCAAACTCGTGAGTTCAGTTCTCAGCCAACAGAATTATTGTGTTGTCATCaagtattgttgttgttattactGTATTGTTATCAAGTTAAGATAAGATAAATGCCAAACgcctaaatataaatatgtatattgtAAGCAAATTTGCCTAAAGgttctttaatttatattttaagtttaaagttGTGCATGGTTTGAAGGGAGtgttttaatgttaaatgtaaaaaaatcatatatacctttatttattttcccacggatgaataaaaaaatcaacaaaacCACCAACACCACTGCCACCATACAGATCACCACGTTGCGATGTGTGATGGAATCGATTTGTTGTTCTGGTTTCTTTGGATCTGTAACAAcagtcaattcaaacaaagtcACTTATAAGATTAGTAAACATTAGGATCTATGAGATCTCTGCTAGATTTCTGCTATCATTGCATCTTTATTAATAGCATTGTGCTGTGTTGTCTAGGAGCAAATGTTTACCTTCACAATTCTGAggaatgtttattttgtttgtttcccAGCTGACAgggttgctatggttacagatGATGGTATCATTACTACAGATCAGGATGAGAGTAAACTTCTCATGTGATGTCACTTCCTCTGGAGAGCAGCTGGCATTATTATAAGTGGAGTTAAGTTTGAGGTCATGAGCTCTACATGTGAAGTTTACACTACAGGAGTTACCGTTTAACCAGATGGAGATGAGAGTCAGATCAGGAGTCTTTACTGCATCTGGAACACACATGCAAGAATATAAACCCACAAAGATACACAACAAAGAATAATGAACTGCACAAAGACCAACCATGTGTATCCAGTAACAGAAATAAACTGTTAAGAGAAATAAACTtcaatgtgacctctgcatttaacccatcccagtgagtagtgaacacacacactgcaagtcataaacacacacacacagagcagtgggcagctatcgcAGCACCCAGGGAGCAATTAgggtaaggtgccttgctcaagggcactaCAGTTGCAACCCGCTAGCCGTGACTCGAACCAGCAACTCTCCGGTTTTAAGCCCGACTCTTTAATGACTAGACTTCAACTGAACTCAGGCttttgccagtaacttattgTAGACagggatgggacgattaccggtttcacgattaaccatgataaaatgtcctgacggttagtattatagttttaaatttaattatcattacaacAGTGTTTGAATACCATGATTTTGAAAACTCGCGGTAAATCCTGTCCCGCCAGAATCAGTTTGACGCATGCATGCACATGCAACTTAGTTTTTTGCACAAGAAGACATTTAAGGGTtaatgtattgtattcattAAAGGGAAACTTATTaggcagatttatttatttttcaccaacacataatttcagggacatgaaatattaaaggggacagagaatgaaaaccatttttaccttgtctttgttgaataatgttAGTCTACCCGTATTCACGAACATTCAAAAAgttctagacatgctaaacatatCTGTCTCATAAAatttcctcttttagaaatgtcagccagaaaacggcccaatctgaaaaactgatgcttatgacatcacaggcatctccctgccccttcactttaaaataattggctacattttttttgtggcagcaaagtcagccaatcagtaatgagattgcaagttaagccagtaggggagccaaataggtgcaaaaccacttgtttaaaatcccccaccctaatagagctatctgagagagggttttaggaagcttctaaggcattacagacccaaacaaaaacatttttatctacatgtcacatcacagaacaaagataaataccccgttcaatcattctatgtcaccttttacttgtgattttcaaaaataaaactttaaaatgttttcagtgtgtgtatcagttctttttgaacatttccatctcattttaagaaaaccatgataatattaataaccgtgataactttggtcactataattatgcagcccagtctcacgaaatttcgttatatagtcacgtattttttttattcttttttcgtgctattatcacgaaatttcgtgttttttcgtgatcgtataacgaattcctgttttcgtgtgattatcacgtattggttactcaactgttttgtcctattttcttaccattgtcgcttcggtttagggttagatttacataaaatgacatccctaaccaaacccaactctaaccctaacgccaggcgacatataaaaaaataaatcagaaaaaattgtataaaccaatatataaagtgacattctaatgcaagcaccaaatctaaccctaaaccgaagcgacaatggtttaaaaataggaaaaagcagttgagtaaccaatacgtgataatcacacgaaaacaggaattcgttatacgatcacgaaaaaaacacgaaatttcgtgataatagcacgaaaaaagaatcaaaaaaatacgtgactatatcacgaaactttgtgagactgggtagaattatgatatgaaattttcataccgtcccatccctaattgtagattttacatttatgttatttactgacaacagtttgttcaaaggtaaaatgaacatgaaacattttcagtctttatcttctacagtaagttactggcaaccagctgcattattacagcaaattttttacagtgtatgtttacattatatgtaGTGTAGTACTGTCTAAGTAAAGATAAtatgtaagaaataattgacaatgggctgttgaattatttgaaaataatgcacaccctaTGTGGTAATGTGGCATGACACGAAGTGGATATGATAAGGAGAGtagtcaattattccacttTTACCACGGTTGCCACatacattgctctggtggttattttaagacatttggcAGATTAGGTAtccggtttacagaaaaataatcaacaccatTAAATTAATTCAGCTGAGGTTAAAATAAAAGATcacaacaaaaaaagttttccaGCATAAATTAAGTATCGTATTGTATTTTATTCATGGTGCTACATTTTGCATGCTGTGAGACTGCAAACCCCTAGCAATCTACATTTCATGTTATTAATCAGCTCTCAAACTCACCTATAACAGATACCCTGTGTACAGAGTCTCTATTTGATTTTCCAGTTATTTTAGCTGTATAAACTCCACTGTCTGTCTTCTTCATGTTCTTCAGTGTTAGAGAGAAGGTTTTGTTATTGAAATCCACTCTGTCCTTATAGTCATCGTAATATTTTACCCTTTTAGATTCATTATAATATTTCACTATAGTGTCTGATTTTTCATTATGCCAGTATATTTCTTCAATCTCATCAGGTAGTTTATCTCTCTGTATATCCAGTTGAACAGAAGCTCCTGTTTCCACATACACAGTATCTTCAGCTCTGGACCCTGAGAAGAGAGAGAAATACAGATTAGTAGTTGCTGGTTATATTTTCCATAAACCCATTTAACATCAATAACATTTAACATTGTTTGAACAGATATTATCATGTTACTTTTTATTTCCAGAAAACACATTTcttacactctgaggctattttgggggTTTTCctgcctggatttggcctacccaatttcaaaagcttcccgtACTCACATTAGGGTTGCCACCCATGTCTGATAAAAAACCTGGACATATCGATGATGACCCGGCCAATTGGTTTGCTCACAAGCCCCCCCCCCATagcataatatttctataggcctATGCCATTattggcaacactttacaattctCTTTTTTTTCAATTCTTATTTGTTAACTAACCGTGAGCAGTacatttgttactgtatttgttaatctttgataacgttagtaaataaaaatacagctgttcatggtttattcatgttagttcacagtgcattaactaatgttaacaagatttaaataaatgtattattaacattaacaaagataaaaaaaattgctttatgctataagtgcagtttattattagttaatgtgttaactaatgaaccttattgtaaagtgttacccaattatttgttcattatgttaaaatatgtaaatcaagtttacaatttattaaagctgcttatactatttatgtaaactgtttttatttatattccattGCAACTCTAAACAGGTCTAAATAGCATCTAGCAAATATgcacatgaaattaaacttgttgaactcacctcaacatgtattttacaatcatTTAACCTGTTTCTAGATACACTGATTAGTTTGGTTCGGGAGAAGCAAGTATATAGCCCGCCCACACTGACAATTGATTGGTTGATGTCCTGAAACAGGCCGATCAGGATGCTCTCTGTCTTACATGAGCTAAAtgaggcaaacacacacacagacgcaagGTCTCCCTCTCTGCCGTGCGCGCGCTAAATTTCATATTCACATAGCTTTTCGAAAACCGGGACATTCAGTGTCCCGGGAGAGTTGATACATTTCCCGGGACAGGTTATTAAAAAGAAGGACAATCCCGGTAAAACCGGGACAGGTGGCAACCCTAACTCACATGCAGAGGTTCACATACAAACGTTtgttatcattttacaggaaaccctttgaaattacataaaacactgttgaaagtgctaaacatggttgtatgtgttgtcagtcctctaataaacaaaaaataaataggctctttttg from Paramisgurnus dabryanus chromosome 6, PD_genome_1.1, whole genome shotgun sequence encodes the following:
- the LOC135767163 gene encoding CD48 antigen-like isoform X1, with protein sequence MASASIIIFTALLVINKGSRAEDTVYVETGASVQLDIQRDKLPDEIEEIYWHNEKSDTIVKYYNESKRVKYYDDYKDRVDFNNKTFSLTLKNMKKTDSGVYTAKITGKSNRDSVHRVSVIDAVKTPDLTLISIWLNGNSCSVNFTCRAHDLKLNSTYNNASCSPEEVTSHEKFTLILICSNDTIICNHSNPVSWETNKINIPQNCEDPKKPEQQIDSITHRNVVICMVAVVLVVLLIFLFIRGKINKGTKQKPNTVYEEVNTKIKPMETIKGDSHIYDQILAQTKEEKEENSTIYHTVGQHLQHQARD
- the LOC135767163 gene encoding CD48 antigen-like isoform X2, with protein sequence MASASIIIFTALLVINKGSRAEDTVYVETGASVQLDIQRDKLPDEIEEIYWHNEKSDTIVKYYNESKRVKYYDDYKDRVDFNNKTFSLTLKNMKKTDSGVYTAKITGKSNRDSVHRVSVIDAVKTPDLTLISIWLNGNSCSVNFTCRAHDLKLNSTYNNASCSPEEVTSHEKFTLILICSNDTIICNHSNPVSWETNKINIPQNCEDPKKPEQQIDSITHRNVVICMVAVVLVVLLIFLFIRGKINKGTKQKPNTVYEEVNTKILAQTKEEKEENSTIYHTVGQHLQHQARD